Sequence from the Brevundimonas sp. SGAir0440 genome:
GGGCCAGCGCCGCTCGCGCCGTCGCCGGCGTGCGCGTCTGGATCAGGGCGATGTCGAGCCCGCTGCTCATGGATCAGGCGGCCAGAAGTCCGTCCAGCTTGCCGTCGCGATCCAGCGCGTGGATGTCGTCGGAACCGCCGACGTGCTGGCCGTCGATAAAGATCTGCGGGAAGGTCATGCGGCCGCCCGACTTTTCGACCATCTCGGCCTTCTTGTCGGGATCATTGGAGGCGACGATCTCCGTATAGTCCACGCCCTTCTTCTTCAACAGCGACATGGCGCTGAAGCAGTAGGGGCAGCCAGGCTTGGTATAGATGACGACGTCGGCCAAAATCAGATCTCCAGAAGTGAGGGCGCCCTAAAGCAGCGAGCCGCCGCGCGGCGAGCGCTAGGGCCTACATAATAAGTTCACGGGCGTTTCGCACCCGCGCGATGACGGCGAGATCCACGGCGCGCGCTCCGGCGTCGATCAGGGCGCGCGCGCAGGCCTCTCCGGTCGCGCCCGTGGTCAACACATCGTCGATCAGAAGGATGCGTCGCCCCCGGATCCGACGCCGGCCCGCCTCGGTCACGGCGAAGGCCTTCTTGACGTTCAGCCGCCGCCCGCGCCGGCTCTTGCCCCCCTGGCTGGTCGTGTGGCTCGTGCGGACCAGCGCGTCGGGCAAATAGTCGCGGCCGGCGTGCCGGGCCAGCGGCCGGGCGATCTCGGCCGCCTGATTGAAACGCCGCGACAACAGGCGAAAGCGATGCAGCGGCACGGGCAGGATCACGTCCGCGTCTTCGACCAGGTCGGCGGCGGCCCGCCCGATCCAGCGCGCGAACAGGGGCGCGAACTGCTGCTGGTCCCCGTGCTTGAACCTCAGGATAAGGCCGCGCGACGCCTCGTCATAGAGGCAGGCCGCCCGCGCCCTCTCGAAGGCGTAGGGCTTGGCGATACAGGCGGCGCAGCGATCCTCGGCGAAGGCGCCGCCGTCAAAGTCGAAGGCCGCCCCGCAGCCGTCGCAGACCGGCGCTTCCAGAAATTTGATCCGGCTCCAGGCGTCGGGCGTCAGGCCGGCCGCAGCCGTCGCCTCTCGGCTGTCATGCGCCATCGGCGGCAGGATCAGGTCGGCCAGTCCCCGCCCCGCTCCGCGCAAGTGACGGCCTGCCCCTTCCCAGGCGCGCCGCCAGCCCCCATCCTGTGCGTCCATGACCGCTCCCCAATCCCCTTCCGACGCCCCCCCGCGCATCTTCGACGCCCTTCGACGTCAGGCGCGGCTGGCGCGGTCCGCCGCCCGGTTCCCCCAGGCCGACTTCCTGCACGCTCGCGCCGCCGCCAACGCCGCCGAGAGCCTGGAAGCCATACTGCGCGATTTTCCCGTTACGGTCGATCTGTCCGCCCACCCGGGCGTGTTCGGTGCGGCGGTCCGGTCCAGCGACGCCGCCGGACGCGTCGGTTCCGTCCAGACGCCCGTCTCCCTGGCCCAGCGCGCGGCGCCGGGGGCGGACGCGTTGCCGCTGGCCGACGCCTCCACCGATCTGATCGTCTCCCTTTTGACCCTTCACTGGGCCAATGACCTGCCCGGCGCCCTGGCCCAGATCCGGCGCGCATTGAAACCGGACGGTCTGTTCATCGGCACGCTGTTCGGCGCGGGCACGTTGAAAGAACTTCGCGCCGTTCTGACCGAGGTCGAGCTGGAAGAGCGCGGCGGCGCCCAGGCGCGCGTCTCGCCCTTCGCCGACGGCTATGACGGGGCGGCCCTGTTGCAGCGCGCCGGATTCGCCCTGCCAGTGTCGGACGTGGACCGCTTCACCGTCCGATATGCCGACCTGTTCGCCCTGATCCGCGACCTGCGCGCCATGGGCGAGACCAATGTGCTGCACGGACCTGTTCGGCCGTTGAGCCGCCGTATCGTGGCGCGCGCCGCCGCCCTCTATGCCGAGCGCTACGGTCTCGATGACGGCCGCATTCCGGCGACGTTCGAGATCATCCATCTGGCCGGCTGGAAGCCTCACGACAGCCAGCAGAAGCCCCTGCTGCGCGGCTCGGCCAAGACGCGGCTGGCCGATGCCCTGGGCGTCAGGGAAATGACGGGCGAAGAGCCGGACTAGCCGATCGCGGCCTGTATGGCGGCGCTCAGCTTGTTGACCGTGGCGGCCAGGCCGCCGTTCTGGCTGTTCGCCAAGGCGCTGATCGAGGTCACAATCGCCAGGAAGATCAGGGCGCAGAGCAGGCCGTATTCGATGGCTGTGGCCCCGCTCTCATTGCGCAGGAACCGGCCGATAAGACGTCGCATGGCCGGCCTCCCTGGTCGGCGGTGGTCAGAGCAGGTCGCGCAACCAGGCGACCAGAGGTTCGTCCGCCGGCGGCATGGGATAGTCCGAAAGCTTGCTCGGCTTCACCCAGGCCAGGCCGTCGTGCTCACGCGCCGTGACCACGCCGTCCCACCGTCGGCACAGATACAATGGCATCAACAGGTGAAACGAATCGTAAGCGTGACTGGCGAAAACGAACGGCGACAGACAGTTTTCGCTGACGTCGATGCCCAGCTCTTCCTTCAGCTCGCGGATCAGCGCCTGTTCCGGCCGCTCTCCGGGCTCGACCTTGCCCCCCGGAAACTCCCAGAGCCCCGCCAGCTTCTTGCCTTCGGGACGTTTGGCGATCAGCACTCGCCCGTCCACGTCGATCAGGGCGACGGCGACGACCAGGACGGTGGGAAGCGACGCAGCGGTCACGAGCGATAATCGCCGTTGATCTCGATGTAGCCCTTGGTCAGATCGCAGGTCCACACGGTCGCCGACGCCCGGCCGGAACCCACATCGACGGTGATGTCGATCTCGGGCTTCTTCATATAGGCGGTCATCTTGGCCTCGTCGTAGGTCGGGGACGGGGCGCCGTCGACGGCGGCCTGGTGCGGCCCGAACTTGATGGCCAGGCGGTCGCGATCGACCGGTTCCTCGGTCTTGCCCACCGCCATGACGACCCGTCCCCAGTTGGCGTCCTGACCGGCGATGGCGGTCTTGACCAGGGGGCTGTCGGCGATGGACTTGGCCAGCTTGCGGGCCGAAGCGGGGCTGGCGGCGCCGTCCACCGTCACCTTGACGAACTTGGTCGCGCCCTCGCCGTCACGCACCAGTTGGTGGGCCAGGTCCAGCATGACCTTGTCCAGGGCGGCCGAGAAGCTCTTCAGGCGGCGATCGCCGACCCGCCCGATACGCGGCGCGCCCGAGGTTCCGGTGGCGAACAGCAGGGCCGTGTCGTTGGTCGAGGTGTCGCCGTCCACCGTCACGCTGTTGAAGGTGGTGCGCACATGCAGACCCAGCAGCGCCTGCAGCACGTTCGGATGGATGTTCGCATCGGTGACGATGAAGGCCAGCATGGTCGCCATGTCCGGCGCGATCATGCCCGATCCCTTGGCGATGCCGGCGATCCGAACCTTGTAGCCCTCGATCTCGGCCTCGGCGTAGGAACCCTTGGGGAAGGTGTCGGTGGTCATGATGCCGCGACCGGCCCGGGCCCAGGCGTCCGCCTCCAGCCCGGTCTCGATCTCGGGCAGTTTGGCGACGATCTTCTTGTCGTCCAGCACCACCCCGATCACCCCGGTCGAGGCCAGCATGACATCGCGCTGGCGACAGCCGAAGCGTTTGGCGACCTCCGAGGCCGTGCGCCGCACGGCGTCCGCGCCGGCCTTGCCGGTGAAGGCGTTGGCGCAGCCGGCGTTGATCACCAGGGCGCGCACATCCTTGCCGCCCTCCGCTCCGGCCAGATGCTTCTTGCACCAATCGACGGGGGCCGAGCCGATCTTGTGACGGGTGAAGACCCCGGCGCAGCTGGTCCCCCGCGCGAACCGGAACACCACCAGGTCGTCGCGCTCATGCTTGTAGAAGCCGGCGCGCGCGGTCGCGATCTCGACCCCGCCGATCGGCGGAATGGTCGGGAACGGCACGGCCAGGGGCGAGATGGCCAGACCCGGCTTGCCGGCGGCGGCCGGCGCAGGCGCGGCGGCCGGGGCGGCATCCGATCCCGGCGTGCGGGTTGCGCGCTTCAGCGCCGTGGCGAACGGATCCAGCGCCTTTTCGAACGCATGCTCGATCTTCTGGCCGGTCGTGGAGGGAGGCTTGGTCATGTCAGGCGCCCGGAGGAGCTGAAGGGGCGGAAGGAGCGGGCGATGCGGGCGGCGTCTGGGCGGGCAGGCGGACATCCACCTTGGACTTGCCGCGCAGTTGTTCCAGCAACTGCCGCACGCCCTCATAGGTTAGATAGCGCACGATCTGCGGTCGGGCCTGTTCCAGCGTCGGCGGGTTTTCCTTGCGCCGGTCCTCGACCCTCAGAACGGCCCAGCCGCCCTCGGTCTGGAACGGC
This genomic interval carries:
- the grxC gene encoding glutaredoxin 3, whose protein sequence is MADVVIYTKPGCPYCFSAMSLLKKKGVDYTEIVASNDPDKKAEMVEKSGGRMTFPQIFIDGQHVGGSDDIHALDRDGKLDGLLAA
- a CDS encoding ComF family protein — translated: MDAQDGGWRRAWEGAGRHLRGAGRGLADLILPPMAHDSREATAAAGLTPDAWSRIKFLEAPVCDGCGAAFDFDGGAFAEDRCAACIAKPYAFERARAACLYDEASRGLILRFKHGDQQQFAPLFARWIGRAAADLVEDADVILPVPLHRFRLLSRRFNQAAEIARPLARHAGRDYLPDALVRTSHTTSQGGKSRRGRRLNVKKAFAVTEAGRRRIRGRRILLIDDVLTTGATGEACARALIDAGARAVDLAVIARVRNARELIM
- a CDS encoding methyltransferase domain-containing protein, whose product is MTAPQSPSDAPPRIFDALRRQARLARSAARFPQADFLHARAAANAAESLEAILRDFPVTVDLSAHPGVFGAAVRSSDAAGRVGSVQTPVSLAQRAAPGADALPLADASTDLIVSLLTLHWANDLPGALAQIRRALKPDGLFIGTLFGAGTLKELRAVLTEVELEERGGAQARVSPFADGYDGAALLQRAGFALPVSDVDRFTVRYADLFALIRDLRAMGETNVLHGPVRPLSRRIVARAAALYAERYGLDDGRIPATFEIIHLAGWKPHDSQQKPLLRGSAKTRLADALGVREMTGEEPD
- a CDS encoding Flp family type IVb pilin — encoded protein: MRRLIGRFLRNESGATAIEYGLLCALIFLAIVTSISALANSQNGGLAATVNKLSAAIQAAIG
- a CDS encoding (deoxy)nucleoside triphosphate pyrophosphohydrolase, whose translation is MTAASLPTVLVVAVALIDVDGRVLIAKRPEGKKLAGLWEFPGGKVEPGERPEQALIRELKEELGIDVSENCLSPFVFASHAYDSFHLLMPLYLCRRWDGVVTAREHDGLAWVKPSKLSDYPMPPADEPLVAWLRDLL
- the argJ gene encoding bifunctional glutamate N-acetyltransferase/amino-acid acetyltransferase ArgJ gives rise to the protein MTKPPSTTGQKIEHAFEKALDPFATALKRATRTPGSDAAPAAAPAPAAAGKPGLAISPLAVPFPTIPPIGGVEIATARAGFYKHERDDLVVFRFARGTSCAGVFTRHKIGSAPVDWCKKHLAGAEGGKDVRALVINAGCANAFTGKAGADAVRRTASEVAKRFGCRQRDVMLASTGVIGVVLDDKKIVAKLPEIETGLEADAWARAGRGIMTTDTFPKGSYAEAEIEGYKVRIAGIAKGSGMIAPDMATMLAFIVTDANIHPNVLQALLGLHVRTTFNSVTVDGDTSTNDTALLFATGTSGAPRIGRVGDRRLKSFSAALDKVMLDLAHQLVRDGEGATKFVKVTVDGAASPASARKLAKSIADSPLVKTAIAGQDANWGRVVMAVGKTEEPVDRDRLAIKFGPHQAAVDGAPSPTYDEAKMTAYMKKPEIDITVDVGSGRASATVWTCDLTKGYIEINGDYRS